GAAGGGTTGATTTCTGGCCCTCCTCGAGACTGGCGAAACTGGCGGCTATATACGCAGGAGAATGTGGCGGAAATTCTGAAAATGATTCGCGCTCGAAAGTTTGTCCTGTAGAGTAGCGGGTGAGGGATATGCTAAGCACATTTAAAAACATGTTTGAGACCGACATTGTCTCGTTACTGACTCCCAAGCGTCAGCTGGTTGGGCTCGACATTGGGTCGAGCGCAATTAAGTTGGTGCAGTTGAGGGAAAGTAAGGGCCGGTACTATCTCCAGAAGTTCGGCATGAAGCCGTTGGAGCCGGAAGTGATCGTAGATGGAACGGTCATGGACGAAGGGCGAGTGGTCTCGGCAATTCGTGAGTTGTTCGAAGAATCGAATGTCAAGAACAAGCAGGTCGCGGTGTCCATATCAGGTCACGCCGTCATTGTGAAAAAAATCAGCTTGCCTCCGATGCCCGATGAGGAACTGGAAGGGCAAGTGAAATTAGCGGCGGAACAATATATTCCGTTCGATATCAATGAAGTGAATATCGATTTCCATGTGCTTCCGGCTGATGCCTCAGGCGAGGGGTCCGGGGAGATGTCGGTTATTCTCGTGGCGGCAAAGAAGGACAAGATTAATGAGTTGACCGAGTTGGTCAAGGGTGCCGGATTGATGCCAATGGTCATGGACGTTGATGCCTTTGCCATCGAAAATATGCACGCGATTAACTATCCCCTGGCGCAAGATGAAACGACGGCTCTGGTGAATCTGGGAGCCAGTGTGATGAACGTCAACATTATCCGCGGTGGCGTCTCCTTGTTTACCCGGGATATCCCGTTGGGCGGCAATCGCTACACGGAAGCGATTCAGAGGGAAATGGGCCTGTCCTACGAGGAAGCTGAAGAGACCAAAAAAGGCGAGCGAAGCGGGAAGGCCGCCTCGGGTTCTATTGACAGTGTGATTGATAGCGTCAATGGAGAAGTGGCCTCAGAAATTGCCAGAACGGTTGATTACTTCAAGACCTCTGCCTCAAATGTGGGGCTGGATCGTGTTTTAGTGTGTGGCGGGGTCGCACGCGTCAGCGGGCTCGTGCAGCAATTAAGCGATCGCATGCAAACGCCGGTTGAAGTTGCCAATCCGTTTAGTGAAATTGATACATCGGGAAGTGACTTCGATCAGGATGCCCTGGCTGAAATGGCGCCGCTGGCTTCTGTTGCGGTAGGACTGGCCTTGAGATCAGTGGGGGACCGATGATTCGTATCAATCTACTTCCTGGCCCTAAAGGGCGCACGGCCAAGCCTCAGTATGATGTTCGGGCGCAGGCCTTACTGGGTGTTGGCGTGCTCTTGGTCACGATCGCAGGTTGTTGGTGGTACTCTTCTTCTCTTGATGAGGCCATTGAGGCTCGGCAGGAAGAGAAGCTAGCTAAAGAGAAGCAAGTTGTTCAGCTCAAAGAACAGGTGAAGCAGGTACAGGACTTTGAGCAGAAGAAGAAGTTGCTAGAGGATAAGAATCGGGTGATTGATCAGCTTGAGTCGGCGCGGGTCGGGCCGGTCAAAGTCTTGGATTTTGTGAGCCAAAGCATTGAGCCTTTGAAAGTCTGGCTCACCAATTTGAAGCTATCTGCTGAAAGTGTAGAAGTAGAAGGGAAGGCCTTGACGAATGATGATGTTGTCGAGTTCGTCAACAATCTGCGCCGGACTGATTTTTTCGCAAATATCAATCTCCAAGAAAGTAAGGCCGCAGTAGAGAATAAGATCAATATCTACCAGTTTAAACTGGCATTTCGCCTGAAAGGTTGAGCATGGCGTTGCCTTCTATCAATCTAGAGACGCTGCGCAGTATCCCTGCTCCGCAGAAGCTGGCCCTGCTGGGTTTGCTTGTGGGGGTGCTGATGGCGGGGTTCTACTTCTATATTGCAGAACCAAAAGCCGCGGCGATTGACATGCTTCAAGCGGACAACGCACGGTTGGACGGAGAAATTCAGACCCTCACGATCAAGGCGAAGCACCTCGACGAACTGCTCGCTGCCAATAAACAGCTTGAGATCGAACTGGCAAAAAAGAAGGAACGACTTCCTCCGGAAGAAGAAGCGGTCATGCTGTTGAAGCAAGTGTCCGATCTTGGTGTCCGCCTGGGGCTCGATATTAGGTTGTGGCGGCCGGGAGCTCAGGCAGAAGATGCGTCGAAACTGTTTGTGAAGATGCCTGTCGCCGTCGAAGCTACCGGGGCCTACCATACAACGGCACTGTTTTTTGATCGTATTAATCGGCTGCCGAGAATTATTACAGTCTCAGGTCTCAAGATGGGGGCGCCAAAGATGGAGCAGGGACGAATCGTGTCCCAGGCGCAATTTGATCTTGTGGCATATGCGGCTCCTCCGGAGAAGCAGGCTGCCGCGATTCCGGTGCCAAATGTTGGGAAGCCAGCTCCGGTTGGCAAATAGGGGATTGAGGAGCTATGCAACTGTCTAGTGTGGAGCGGATAGCGCGTGTGCCAAGAATTCCAGCGGGCACCATCTTCCTTGCTGGCGTATTGCTGTTCGTCGCAGGCGCGGAAGTTGGCGCCGGGACTTTGACCCCATCGAATCAAATCAGCCCGCTACGGCAGGATTCGATTAAGCTGCCTCCCGCTCCTGAAATCCAACGGCAAACCATCGCTCCGACCTTGATGGCCAATCCTTCGGTTGAAGGTGAGGCCTCGCTCTCATCTCCGTCCACTCTTCCTGATACTGGGAGCGGATTTGGATATGATCCATCAGGCCGTCGAGATCCGTTTGCGCCGGTCGTGCAGCAACTCCAACCAGGAAAGATGGATGTCAGCCTTCCTCCGCTCCAACGAGTCAATTTGACGGAGCTGAATTTAATCGCCATTGTGTGGGGCGCATACGGGTACACGGCGATGGTCCAGACTCCTGAGGGGTATGGGTATGCCGTCAGACGGGGGACACGCCTCGGGCAGAACAATGGCGTTGTGAGTGCTATTACGGAGCGAGGAATCATCGTGCAAGAGCGGTTTACCGATGTCTATGGGAAAAAACAGGAGCGAGAATACGTAAAGCTTCTTCACCCGAAAGAGGGCGCAGAATGAAAACATTAGCGGCAGTGGCAGGTACTTCGTTTCGCCGGGCATGGTGGCTGGGGATGGTGGGTGCCCTGTTGAGCGCTCAGACTGTTCAAGCTGAGCCATTGCTTACTCAGGCGGTTGGCCTTGAGCAGAGGGCGCATGACCAGGCAACCATTGCGTCCGATGCGATCGATGCTCCAGCCCAAATGGTCACTAAGATTGAAGTCCGTCCGGAAGGGGACGAGGTTACCGTCCTTGTGAAGGGCGATGGGAAATTGTTCTCGTCCGCTCGATTATTGGACGAGAATCGGCTGGTTGTTGATCTCATCTCTGTGTCGTCGGCGCTCAAATCTCCCCTGGTCTCGGGGCAGCATCAGCTTCTTAGAAAAGTCAGAGTTGGATATCATGCTGATAAGGTTCGTCTTGTTCTCGAGCTTCTTGGTCGTCCCTCATTTTCGGTCACTCCTGTTGGACATGACATTCTGGTCTCGTTAAAGCCGAGAGCGGTGGCGGCGAATGTTGTTCCGGTGAACGTGCCATCGTCTCCTGAAGGAAACATCCCCGATCCTGTAGGAATAGGCGGGAGCGAGTTTGCAGATTCTGGACAGGCGGTGCCGAGGGAGACCCGCGCAAAGAAGGGGCAGGTTATGGGGCCTGCGCAAGGGAAGTTCAAGGTCCGAACCATTCAAATGGCCACGGAGAGCTCAGCTCCGGAGAGCGATTCAAGAGGAGATGATCTTGTTGCCGGTCAGACACGCTTTGCTGGACGCCGGATCTCGTTAGATTTTCAGCAGGCCGATATCACCAATATCCTTCGTCTCATCGCTGAGGTCAGTGGGTTTAATATCGTGGTGGGCGAGGGGGTTAAGGCCAAGGTGACGATGAAGCTTGTCAGCGTGCCATGGGATCAAGCCCTGGATATGCTGCTCAAGATGAATGGGTTGGGCATGATTCGTCAGGGAACAATCGTGTGGGTTGATACGCTGACGAACATTGCCAAGCAGCAGGATGAAGAGGCCCGCGCGAAGGAAGCGAAGACCAAAGCTGAAGAACTGGTAGATCGCGTGTTCTACATCAGGAACATTCAAGCACAGGAACTGCAAACAGCATTGCGGCAGTATTTAAGCCCTCGTGGAGTCATGAATATCAGTGCTGGAAGCAATGCGTTGATCGTCCGGGATACCGAGACCAAGCTTGCGGTGATGAAGCAATTAGTGGATGGGTTGGATCTTCAAGTGCCACAGGTTCAGATTGAAGCGCGCATTGTTCAGGCCGATACGGTCTATGCACGCGGTATGGGCATTCAATGGGGCATTCAGAACGGTGATTTTGGGCCCAACTCATTTAACTTTCTTGGAAATGCAACTGGCGCATTTGCTCCTACTGGAGGGACTGGCGCAACCACAATTCCAAGAGACTTTATCGTCAATCTCCCTGCGCAGGTTGGTGGACTTCCGGCGGTTCCGGCGATCGGATATCAGTTTGGTAAGCTGGCACCCGGCTTTGCCTTGGATTTACGGCTGTCTGCTGGAGAGTTGCTGGGGTTAAGCAAAGTGATTGCGGCTCCGAAAATTACGACGCTGGATAAGCGTGAAGCGAAGATTTCACAGGGTGAATCAATTCCGTTCCAAACCACGTCGCTCCAGGGAACGCAGACGACATTTGTGGATGCGAATCTTGAGCTGAATGTGACTCCGCAAATTACGTCGCGCGATCCGAAGGAAGTCGGAAAGCAGATCCTTATGAAGGTTCGCGCTACTCGCAATGCGGTCGGTGCGCGAAGCAATCCTGCGGGTCCGAGTATCGATCGTCGTGAAGCGACGACTCAGGTTATTGTTCGCGATGGCGAGACGATGGTGATCGGCGGTGTGTTTGTGGATACCCAGAATAATAACGTGCAGGGAGTTCCGTACCTGTCACGAATTCCTGTCCTGGGATGGCTCTTTAAGAATAAATCGGAGAGCGTGTCGAAGCAGGAATTGTTGATTTTCATGACGCCGACGATCATTCGTACGACATAGTCAAACAGCAGAACGGCGTTGGATCGGCCCGTACTTGTTGCAGGTGGCAATGAGTACGGGCCGATCATTTTTGGAGGAGTCGGCTCCGCAGTGCAGTGGCTGGGGAGATGGCCGCGCGACCGGTGAGGCGATCACCTTTTAGTTCGTCCGAACCTATGCTACGATCCGCGCGGTTTTTCATGCAAGCAACATGAGCTAGTGGCGAATAGCCAGTAGTGTGCAGATCCTGAAGCCTCGTTTCATAGACTGAGGCGATTTCTGGAGAGTGTTGAAAAATGGGCAGAGCAGAACAACGAGTGTCGGTGTCGCTAAAAGCGCGAAGCTACGACATTGTCATCAAGCCGGGCTTGATCGACGAGCTTGCCATGCGTCTTCAGTCCATTGCCACAACCGAACGTGTCGGCATTGTGACGGATCGGCATGTTGCCAGGCACTATCTTGGCGCCGTGCTGGAGCAATGTGAGCAGGCCG
The DNA window shown above is from Nitrospira sp. and carries:
- a CDS encoding MerR family transcriptional regulator; this encodes MKKRNAIRKISGYKTNQVCDLFDISKATLFRWEREGLISGPPRDWRNWRLYTQENVAEILKMIRARKFVL
- the pilM gene encoding type IV pilus assembly protein PilM, which encodes MFETDIVSLLTPKRQLVGLDIGSSAIKLVQLRESKGRYYLQKFGMKPLEPEVIVDGTVMDEGRVVSAIRELFEESNVKNKQVAVSISGHAVIVKKISLPPMPDEELEGQVKLAAEQYIPFDINEVNIDFHVLPADASGEGSGEMSVILVAAKKDKINELTELVKGAGLMPMVMDVDAFAIENMHAINYPLAQDETTALVNLGASVMNVNIIRGGVSLFTRDIPLGGNRYTEAIQREMGLSYEEAEETKKGERSGKAASGSIDSVIDSVNGEVASEIARTVDYFKTSASNVGLDRVLVCGGVARVSGLVQQLSDRMQTPVEVANPFSEIDTSGSDFDQDALAEMAPLASVAVGLALRSVGDR
- a CDS encoding PilN domain-containing protein — translated: MIRINLLPGPKGRTAKPQYDVRAQALLGVGVLLVTIAGCWWYSSSLDEAIEARQEEKLAKEKQVVQLKEQVKQVQDFEQKKKLLEDKNRVIDQLESARVGPVKVLDFVSQSIEPLKVWLTNLKLSAESVEVEGKALTNDDVVEFVNNLRRTDFFANINLQESKAAVENKINIYQFKLAFRLKG
- the pilO gene encoding type 4a pilus biogenesis protein PilO — translated: MALPSINLETLRSIPAPQKLALLGLLVGVLMAGFYFYIAEPKAAAIDMLQADNARLDGEIQTLTIKAKHLDELLAANKQLEIELAKKKERLPPEEEAVMLLKQVSDLGVRLGLDIRLWRPGAQAEDASKLFVKMPVAVEATGAYHTTALFFDRINRLPRIITVSGLKMGAPKMEQGRIVSQAQFDLVAYAAPPEKQAAAIPVPNVGKPAPVGK
- a CDS encoding pilus assembly protein PilP, encoding MQLSSVERIARVPRIPAGTIFLAGVLLFVAGAEVGAGTLTPSNQISPLRQDSIKLPPAPEIQRQTIAPTLMANPSVEGEASLSSPSTLPDTGSGFGYDPSGRRDPFAPVVQQLQPGKMDVSLPPLQRVNLTELNLIAIVWGAYGYTAMVQTPEGYGYAVRRGTRLGQNNGVVSAITERGIIVQERFTDVYGKKQEREYVKLLHPKEGAE
- the pilQ gene encoding type IV pilus secretin PilQ, which gives rise to MKTLAAVAGTSFRRAWWLGMVGALLSAQTVQAEPLLTQAVGLEQRAHDQATIASDAIDAPAQMVTKIEVRPEGDEVTVLVKGDGKLFSSARLLDENRLVVDLISVSSALKSPLVSGQHQLLRKVRVGYHADKVRLVLELLGRPSFSVTPVGHDILVSLKPRAVAANVVPVNVPSSPEGNIPDPVGIGGSEFADSGQAVPRETRAKKGQVMGPAQGKFKVRTIQMATESSAPESDSRGDDLVAGQTRFAGRRISLDFQQADITNILRLIAEVSGFNIVVGEGVKAKVTMKLVSVPWDQALDMLLKMNGLGMIRQGTIVWVDTLTNIAKQQDEEARAKEAKTKAEELVDRVFYIRNIQAQELQTALRQYLSPRGVMNISAGSNALIVRDTETKLAVMKQLVDGLDLQVPQVQIEARIVQADTVYARGMGIQWGIQNGDFGPNSFNFLGNATGAFAPTGGTGATTIPRDFIVNLPAQVGGLPAVPAIGYQFGKLAPGFALDLRLSAGELLGLSKVIAAPKITTLDKREAKISQGESIPFQTTSLQGTQTTFVDANLELNVTPQITSRDPKEVGKQILMKVRATRNAVGARSNPAGPSIDRREATTQVIVRDGETMVIGGVFVDTQNNNVQGVPYLSRIPVLGWLFKNKSESVSKQELLIFMTPTIIRTT